From Topomyia yanbarensis strain Yona2022 chromosome 1, ASM3024719v1, whole genome shotgun sequence, one genomic window encodes:
- the LOC131694755 gene encoding NADP-dependent malic enzyme-like — MAFRSTIRPKQSLCALLGRYTYIDTPQRSYHEVTGNIIVPGQVRGIDYLRDARLNKGLAFSVEERQTLGIHGLLPARIKTMDEQMALCRISLSRYKEDLNKYLYLGDLQDRHEKLFFRLLTENVETIMPIVYTPTVGLACQKFGLIYRRPRGLFVTINDRGHVYDILQNWPEPDVRAIVVTDGERILGLGDLGACGMGIPVGKLALYTGLAGIKPNQCLPVVIDVGTNNEEFLNDPLYIGLRQKRVQGPEYDELIVEFMEAVVKRYGQNTLIQFEDFANHNAFRFLDKFRNTYCTFNDDIQGTAAVVVAGLYAAEKITNKKISDQTFLFLGAGGAAVGIASLIVKAMEVEGIPVDSARDKIWMFDKHGLLVKSRLEADSDAHRACFAKNHQTVDNFADVAKEIKPSVLIGASAAAGAFTPEILRIMAQNNERPLIMALSNPTSLAECTAQQAYQHTEGRCIFASGSPFPEVEYNGKSYKTGQGNNAYIFPGIALGVIVSGSHHIPNEMFLIAAKAVAGKLSDEDLSRGSLYPPLSSIKDCSLQIALQVVEYAYKNGIASTYPEPADVMAFIKAHQYDFLYGSVLPTTWKWPKIHRIPAETPMRGVIIRYIPENK; from the exons ATGGCATTTAGATCCACTATCAG ACCAAAACAATCTCTTTGTGCACTGCTGGGACGATATACATACATCGATACACCCCAACGCTCCTACCACGAAGTAACCGGCAACATCATCGTCCCCGGTCAGGTCCGCGGAATCGACTATCTCCGAGATGCCCGACTAAACAAAGGTCTTGCCTTCAGCGTCGAAGAACGCCAAACACTCGGAATACACGGACTGCTACCGGCCCGGATCAAAACCATGGACGAACAGATGGCCCTATGCCGTATTTCGCTGTCCCGTTACAAGGAAGATCTAAACAAATATCTCTATCTGGGCGATTTACAGGACCGCCACGAAAAGTTGTTCTTTCGGTTGCTAACCGAAAACGTCGAAACGATAATGCCGATCGTGTATACCCCCACCGTTGGGCTGGCCTGTCAAAAGTTTGGCCTAATCTATCGACGACCTCGGGGTCTTTTTGTGACCATCAACGATCGCGGTCACGTCTACGATATATTGCAGAATTGGCCCGAACCGGACGTGCGAGCTATCGTGGTGACGGATGGGGAACGTATTCTAGGCCTGGGTGACTTGGGGGCCTGCGGGATGGGTATTCCCGTTGGTAAGCTAGCCCTTTACACGGGACTGGCCGGAATTAAACCGAACCAATGCCTACCGGTCGTGATTGATGTCGGTACAAACAACGAAGAATTTTTAAACGACCCGCTATACATCGGTTTGCGACAGAAACGAGTTCAGGGCCCGGAATACGACGAACTGATAGTGGAGTTTATGGAGGCGGTGGTAAAGCGGTACGGTCAAAATACGCTGATTCAGTTTGAGGATTTTGCCAATCACAATGCCTTCCGATTTTTGGACAAATTCAGAAACACGTATTGCACGTTCAACGATGACATCCAGGGAACGGCTGCTGTCGTCGTGGCAGGATTGTACGCCGCCGAAAAAATAACCAATAAAAAGATCAGCGACCAGACGTTTCTGTTTCTAGGAGCGGGCGGCGCTGCCGTTGGAATTGCCAGCTTAATTGTAAAAGCAATGGAAGTCGAAGGAATTCCTGTGGATTCTGCTCGCGATAAAATTTGGATGTTTGACAAGCACGGTTTGCTGGTAAAAAGTAGACTAGAAGCAGACTCGGACGCCCATAGAGCATGCTTCGCGAAAAATCACCAAACTGTCGACAACTTCGCCGACGTAGCCAAAGAGATTAAGCCATCGGTTTTGATCGGTGCTTCGGCAGCAGCCGGAGCCTTTACACCCGAAATACTACGCATCATGGCTCAGAACAACGAACGACCTCTGATAATGGCTCTGTCCAATCCTACCTCGTTGGCTGAGTGTACCGCTCAACAGGCCTACCAGCATACGGAAGGGCGCTGCATATTTGCTTCCGGGTCACCCTTTCCCGAGGTTGAATATAACGGCAAGTCCTACAAAACAGGTCAAGGAAACAATGCCTATATATTCCCAGGCATTGCACTGGGAGTGATTGTATCGGGATCACACCACATCCCAAATGAAATGTTTCTGATAGCGGCCAAAGCTGTCGCCGGGAAACTGTCCGATGAAGACTTGTCCCGCGGATCGCTGTACCCTCCACTGAGCAGCATAAAAGATTGTTCCCTGCAGATTGCCCTGCAAGTGGTTGAGTATGCctacaaaaatg GAATTGCTTCAACCTATCCGGAACCAGCGGACGTAATGGCATTTATAAAAGCTCATCAGTACGATTTTCTGTACGGAAGTGTACTTCCCACTACTTGGAAGTGGCCAAAAATACATAGAATACCTGCGGAAACACCCATGCGCGGGGTGATTATTCGATACATTCCGGAAAATAAATAG